One region of Sphingomonas adhaesiva genomic DNA includes:
- the leuB gene encoding 3-isopropylmalate dehydrogenase translates to MSKTIAILPGDGIGPEVTREARRVLDALDLGLTFAEAPVGGAAYHAHGHPLPEATLDLAKRADAILFGAVGDPSCDALERHLRPEQAILGLRKHLVTFANLRPARIFPGLEDASTLKPEIAGAIDLVIVRELNGDVYFGEKGQRTTDAGLREGHDLMRYDEAEVRRIAHVGFQTAAKRRGKLCSVDKANVLETSQLWRDVVIEVAAEYPNVELTHMYVDNAAMQLVRNPGGFDTIVTGNLFGDILSDQASMCVGSIGMLPSASLDAQGKGLYEPIHGSAPDIAGQGKANPCAAILSAAMMLRHSLDMAAPADRIEAAVAAALRSGVRTPDLGGGASTGGMGDAVLAAL, encoded by the coding sequence ATGAGCAAGACGATCGCGATTCTGCCCGGCGACGGCATCGGCCCCGAAGTGACGCGCGAGGCGCGCCGCGTGCTCGATGCGCTCGACCTCGGCCTCACGTTCGCGGAGGCGCCGGTCGGGGGCGCGGCCTATCACGCGCACGGGCATCCGCTGCCGGAGGCGACGCTGGATCTGGCGAAGCGCGCGGACGCGATCCTGTTCGGCGCGGTGGGCGATCCGTCGTGCGACGCGCTGGAGCGACATCTGCGCCCGGAGCAGGCGATCCTGGGGCTTCGCAAGCACCTCGTCACCTTCGCGAACCTGCGCCCGGCCCGGATCTTCCCCGGGCTGGAGGACGCCAGCACGCTGAAGCCGGAGATCGCCGGCGCGATCGACCTGGTGATCGTGCGCGAGCTGAACGGCGACGTCTATTTCGGCGAAAAGGGGCAGCGCACGACCGATGCCGGCCTGCGCGAGGGCCACGACCTGATGCGCTACGACGAGGCGGAGGTGCGCCGCATCGCGCATGTCGGCTTCCAGACCGCGGCGAAGCGGCGCGGCAAGCTGTGCTCGGTCGACAAGGCGAACGTGCTGGAAACCTCGCAGCTGTGGCGCGACGTGGTGATCGAGGTCGCGGCGGAATATCCGAACGTCGAGCTGACGCACATGTACGTCGACAATGCCGCGATGCAGCTGGTGCGCAACCCGGGCGGGTTCGACACGATCGTGACCGGCAATCTGTTCGGCGACATCCTGAGCGATCAGGCGAGCATGTGCGTCGGCTCGATCGGGATGCTGCCGTCGGCGTCGCTGGATGCGCAGGGCAAGGGCCTGTACGAGCCGATCCACGGCTCCGCACCCGACATTGCCGGGCAGGGGAAGGCCAATCCGTGCGCCGCGATCCTGTCGGCGGCGATGATGCTGCGGCACTCGCTCGACATGGCGGCGCCAGCGGACCGGATCGAGGCGGCGGTGGCCGCCGCGCTGCGGTCGGGCGTGCGGACGCCGGACCTGGGGGGCGGCGCCTCCACGGGCGGGATGGGGGATGCGGTCCTGGCGGCGCTGTAA
- a CDS encoding glycosyltransferase family 2 protein, which yields MTRPLDLAVVIPTFNEHGNVATVVARLDAALAGLAWEAIFVDDDSPDGTAEAARALARVDRRVRVIQRIGRRGLSTACIEGMCATAAPLVAVMDGDLQHDETLLPRMAAALQADAKLDLAVGSRFVAGGGTGEWDSDRVAKSAFATRLAGMVLRSALSDPMSGFFMIRTAILRDLVPGLGGIGFKILLDIMSASPRPLNAVELPYTFRVRTVGESKLDHVVALEYLIALYDRKLGRVVPVRFAMFSAIGALGAAVHMAVLTLTYVLAGWSFLAGTIAATSVAMTFNFFLNNALTYRDRRLKGARALLDGWVAFCLICAVGAVANVGVAAFLHDVRQGAWAASALLGVAVGAVWNYALSSRFTWGRYR from the coding sequence ATGACCCGCCCGCTCGACCTCGCGGTCGTCATCCCGACCTTCAACGAGCACGGCAATGTCGCGACGGTGGTCGCGCGGCTGGACGCGGCGCTGGCCGGGCTCGCGTGGGAGGCGATTTTCGTCGACGACGACAGCCCCGACGGCACGGCGGAGGCGGCGCGCGCGCTGGCGCGGGTCGACCGCCGCGTCCGGGTGATCCAGCGGATCGGGCGGCGCGGGCTGTCGACCGCGTGCATCGAGGGGATGTGCGCCACCGCCGCGCCGCTGGTCGCGGTGATGGACGGCGACCTGCAGCACGACGAGACGCTGCTGCCGAGGATGGCGGCGGCGTTGCAGGCGGATGCGAAGCTGGACCTCGCCGTGGGATCGCGCTTCGTCGCGGGCGGCGGCACGGGGGAGTGGGACAGCGACCGCGTCGCCAAGTCCGCCTTCGCGACGCGGCTGGCGGGGATGGTGCTGCGCTCGGCGCTGAGCGACCCGATGAGCGGGTTCTTCATGATCCGCACCGCGATTCTGCGCGACCTGGTGCCGGGGCTGGGCGGGATCGGGTTCAAGATCCTGCTCGACATCATGAGCGCCAGCCCGCGGCCGCTGAACGCGGTCGAGCTGCCCTATACGTTCCGCGTGCGCACCGTGGGGGAGAGCAAGCTCGATCACGTCGTGGCGCTGGAATATCTGATCGCGCTGTACGACCGGAAGCTGGGACGCGTGGTGCCGGTGCGGTTCGCGATGTTCTCCGCCATCGGGGCGCTGGGCGCGGCGGTGCACATGGCGGTGCTGACGCTCACCTATGTGCTGGCGGGGTGGTCGTTCCTGGCGGGCACGATCGCGGCGACGTCCGTGGCGATGACGTTCAACTTCTTCCTGAACAACGCGCTGACCTATCGCGACCGGCGGCTGAAGGGGGCGCGGGCGCTGCTCGACGGGTGGGTGGCGTTCTGCCTGATCTGCGCGGTGGGGGCGGTGGCGAACGTCGGCGTCGCGGCGTTCCTGCACGACGTGCGGCAGGGGGCGTGGGCGGCATCGGCCCTGCTGGGGGTCGCGGTGGGGGCGGTGTGGAATTACGCGCTGTCGTCGCGCTTCACCTGGGGGCGGTATCGGTGA
- a CDS encoding glycosyltransferase family 39 protein: protein MPALARRPALLALLIALASWPLFLFRLSVPHMIVFDEIHYVAAARQLIALSGPTNIEHPLLAKELIAASMLAFGDTPFGWRFASTIAGAATVAGAFALALVVTRRVRAGLLAAILTLLGFTVYVQARIAMLDTFMLAFLIWGIVVLAGSMRGGSVTRWTAGAVLLGLATACKWAAAPYVAAAGVAFLVLRRGRTDRWPGMRTLPALALLGGVSVATYFLTFAPAFFYTTDALTPRTLLPFQYEMYQRQTQVLPPHTYQSNWWTWPLMIRPIWYLYERADEAQRGILLIGNPAVMWGGLVAVAACFAGWVKTGAARLLAPAMLWTFAVGIFAVIPKSLGFYYYYYPASVFVAVALAVALDEWRVPVGRGVEAYLLLAFALTLYFLPVLSAQALAHAGAFSRWTWFSSWI, encoded by the coding sequence ATGCCCGCCCTCGCCCGCCGCCCCGCGCTCCTCGCCCTCCTCATCGCGCTCGCGTCGTGGCCGCTGTTCCTGTTCCGCCTGTCCGTCCCGCACATGATCGTGTTCGACGAGATCCATTATGTCGCCGCCGCGCGGCAGTTGATCGCGCTGTCCGGCCCGACCAACATCGAGCATCCGCTGCTGGCGAAGGAACTGATCGCCGCCTCGATGCTGGCGTTCGGCGATACCCCGTTCGGCTGGCGCTTCGCCTCGACGATCGCGGGCGCGGCGACCGTGGCGGGCGCGTTCGCGCTGGCGCTGGTCGTCACGCGCCGGGTTCGCGCGGGGCTGCTCGCGGCGATCCTCACGCTGCTGGGCTTCACCGTCTATGTCCAGGCGCGGATCGCGATGCTGGACACGTTCATGCTCGCCTTCCTCATCTGGGGCATCGTCGTGCTGGCGGGCAGCATGCGCGGCGGCAGCGTGACGCGCTGGACCGCGGGGGCGGTGCTGCTGGGGCTCGCGACCGCGTGCAAATGGGCCGCCGCGCCCTATGTCGCCGCGGCGGGCGTCGCCTTCCTGGTGCTGCGCCGCGGACGCACCGATCGCTGGCCGGGGATGCGCACCCTCCCCGCGCTCGCACTGCTCGGCGGGGTGTCGGTCGCGACCTATTTCCTGACCTTCGCGCCCGCCTTCTTCTATACCACCGACGCGCTGACGCCGCGCACGCTCCTGCCGTTCCAGTACGAGATGTACCAGCGCCAGACGCAGGTCCTGCCGCCGCACACCTATCAGTCGAACTGGTGGACGTGGCCGCTGATGATCCGCCCGATCTGGTACCTGTACGAACGCGCGGACGAGGCGCAGCGCGGCATCCTGCTGATCGGCAACCCCGCGGTGATGTGGGGCGGGCTGGTCGCGGTGGCGGCCTGCTTCGCGGGCTGGGTGAAGACGGGCGCGGCGCGGCTGCTGGCGCCCGCGATGCTGTGGACCTTCGCGGTCGGCATCTTCGCGGTGATCCCCAAGTCGCTGGGCTTCTATTATTATTACTATCCCGCCAGCGTGTTCGTCGCGGTCGCGCTGGCGGTGGCGCTCGACGAATGGCGCGTGCCCGTGGGGCGCGGGGTGGAGGCGTATCTGCTGCTGGCGTTCGCGCTGACGCTCTATTTCCTGCCGGTGCTGTCGGCGCAGGCGCTCGCCCACGCCGGCGCGTTCAGCCGCTGGACGTGGTTTTCGAGCTGGATCTAG
- a CDS encoding trans-sulfuration enzyme family protein: MKRRTGQDRSITQHWRPATLAVRGGTARSEYGETSEALFLTSGYSYDRAEDAAARFAGEQQGMTYSRLQNPTVEMLEQRIALLEGAEACRTMATGMAAMTAVLLCQLQQGDHVVAGRAAFGSCRWLVDTLLPKFGIQTTTVDARDPQAFQDAVKPNTKVFFFETPANPTMDVVDLRAVCAIARERGITSVVDNAFATPALQRPMDFGADVTAYSATKMMDGQGRVLAGAVCGTEDFVLNTLLPFTRNTGPTLSAFNAWVVLKGLETLDLRIRRQSENALAVGRFLEPRVPRMLHPGLASHPQHDLAMSQMAAAGPIFAFEVADRAQAQALLNALELIDISNNIGDSRSLMTHPASTTHYGVAPEARAEMGVTEGLLRLNVGLEDPADLIEDLDRALTAVGL; the protein is encoded by the coding sequence ATGAAGCGGCGCACCGGACAGGACCGATCGATCACCCAGCATTGGCGTCCCGCGACGCTGGCCGTGCGCGGGGGGACCGCGCGGTCGGAATATGGCGAGACGTCGGAGGCGCTGTTCCTGACGTCGGGCTATAGCTACGACCGGGCGGAGGATGCCGCGGCGCGCTTCGCCGGTGAACAGCAGGGGATGACCTATTCCCGGCTCCAGAACCCGACCGTCGAGATGCTGGAGCAGCGCATCGCGCTGCTGGAGGGCGCGGAGGCGTGCCGCACCATGGCGACCGGCATGGCGGCGATGACCGCGGTGCTGCTGTGCCAGTTGCAGCAGGGCGACCATGTCGTCGCGGGCCGCGCCGCGTTCGGATCGTGCCGCTGGCTGGTCGATACGCTGCTGCCGAAGTTCGGCATCCAGACGACCACGGTCGATGCGCGCGACCCGCAGGCGTTCCAGGATGCGGTGAAGCCGAACACGAAGGTCTTCTTCTTCGAGACGCCGGCCAATCCGACGATGGACGTGGTCGACCTGCGCGCCGTGTGCGCGATCGCGCGCGAGCGCGGGATCACCAGCGTGGTCGACAATGCCTTCGCCACGCCCGCGCTCCAGCGGCCGATGGACTTCGGCGCGGACGTCACCGCCTATTCCGCGACCAAGATGATGGACGGACAGGGGCGCGTGCTGGCGGGCGCGGTGTGCGGGACCGAGGATTTCGTCCTCAACACGCTGCTGCCCTTCACCCGCAACACCGGGCCGACGCTGAGCGCGTTCAACGCCTGGGTGGTGCTGAAGGGGCTGGAGACGCTGGACCTGCGCATCCGGCGCCAGTCGGAGAATGCGCTGGCGGTCGGGCGCTTCCTGGAGCCGCGGGTGCCGCGCATGCTGCATCCGGGGCTCGCCAGCCACCCGCAGCACGATCTCGCCATGTCGCAGATGGCGGCGGCGGGGCCGATCTTCGCGTTCGAGGTGGCGGACCGGGCGCAGGCGCAGGCGCTGCTCAACGCGCTGGAGCTGATCGACATCAGCAACAACATCGGCGATTCGCGCTCTCTGATGACGCATCCGGCCTCCACGACGCATTACGGCGTGGCGCCGGAGGCGCGCGCGGAGATGGGCGTGACCGAGGGGCTGCTGCGGCTCAACGTCGGGCTGGAGGATCCCGCCGACCTGATCGAGGATCTCGACCGCGCGCTGACCGCGGTGGGGCTGTAG
- the apaG gene encoding Co2+/Mg2+ efflux protein ApaG → MEALFPDAETTGTVTVRVSVSYLPEQSEPARGRWFWAYHIRIENEGAGAVQLLTRHWIITDGRGARHTVEGEGVVGEQPLIAPGASYDYVSGCPLATPTGSMQGSYRMIAQDGRTFDVAIPKFALTAPAGVQ, encoded by the coding sequence ATCGAGGCGCTGTTCCCCGATGCCGAGACCACGGGCACGGTGACGGTCCGCGTCTCGGTCAGCTATCTGCCCGAACAGTCGGAGCCGGCGCGCGGGCGCTGGTTCTGGGCCTATCATATCCGCATCGAGAACGAGGGCGCGGGCGCGGTGCAGCTGCTGACGCGGCACTGGATCATCACCGACGGGCGCGGCGCGCGCCATACGGTGGAGGGCGAGGGCGTGGTCGGCGAGCAGCCGCTGATCGCGCCGGGCGCCAGCTACGATTACGTGTCCGGCTGCCCGCTGGCGACGCCGACCGGATCGATGCAGGGCAGCTATCGCATGATCGCGCAGGACGGGCGGACGTTCGACGTGGCGATCCCGAAGTTCGCGCTGACCGCCCCCGCGGGGGTCCAGTGA
- a CDS encoding LysR family transcriptional regulator: protein MKRTHLPLNGLRVLDAAARHLSFTRAADELAVTPAAVGQQIRALEDTLGVVLFRRTTKGLELTPEGEAGLAPLRQGFLEFEEAVRAMQAGQSSKSLTIAAPRDVIEKWLLPRLAEVSARDGDVRFALVTADEAIDFTEANLDLAIRWGEGPGGIEGEAIESEGLVTVERPGGGADTVILWPGAPGADAAALIRVGDAGLAIDAAAAGLGRATVPELLAARDVAEGRVAVLGTPAPSRLGYWLVAPTPQWRQKKVQALVEALAG, encoded by the coding sequence GTGAAGCGGACGCACCTGCCGCTCAACGGGCTGCGCGTGCTGGATGCCGCCGCGCGCCACCTGTCGTTCACGCGCGCCGCGGACGAGCTGGCGGTGACGCCCGCGGCGGTCGGGCAGCAGATCCGCGCGCTGGAGGATACGCTGGGCGTCGTCCTGTTCCGCCGCACGACGAAGGGGCTGGAGCTGACGCCGGAGGGCGAGGCGGGGCTGGCGCCGCTCAGGCAGGGGTTCCTGGAATTCGAGGAAGCCGTGCGCGCGATGCAGGCGGGGCAATCGTCCAAGTCGCTGACGATCGCGGCGCCGCGCGACGTGATCGAGAAGTGGCTGCTGCCGCGGCTGGCGGAAGTGTCGGCGAGGGACGGCGACGTCCGCTTCGCGCTGGTGACCGCGGACGAGGCGATCGATTTCACCGAGGCGAACCTGGATCTCGCGATCCGCTGGGGCGAGGGGCCGGGCGGGATCGAGGGCGAGGCGATCGAGAGCGAGGGGTTGGTCACGGTCGAGCGCCCCGGCGGCGGGGCGGATACCGTCATCCTGTGGCCGGGCGCGCCCGGTGCGGACGCCGCCGCGTTGATCCGGGTGGGCGATGCCGGGCTGGCGATCGATGCCGCCGCCGCCGGACTGGGACGCGCGACGGTGCCCGAACTGCTCGCCGCGCGCGACGTGGCCGAGGGGCGCGTTGCGGTGCTGGGCACGCCGGCGCCGTCGCGGCTGGGATACTGGCTGGTCGCGCCGACCCCGCAGTGGCGCCAGAAGAAGGTGCAGGCGCTGGTCGAGGCGCTGGCGGGGTAG
- a CDS encoding ClpP family protease: MTDSNRASAYPLLAVPHIQLHGTVDGAMYDNFKAQLAAAPGDGPVVVSITTLGGDPEMARAMGDSIRLLREYTGREALFLGKVAVYSAGATFMSAFPADKRFLTKNSRIMIHERIMNSTITLSGPLNTLSPLLMAKLHEIEDSIRIQEEGFAALVEGTQVTLEELKERAPKNWYIEAEEARRLGLVLDII, from the coding sequence ATGACCGACAGCAATCGCGCCAGCGCCTATCCGCTCCTCGCCGTTCCCCACATCCAGCTGCACGGCACCGTGGACGGCGCGATGTACGACAATTTCAAGGCGCAGCTCGCCGCCGCGCCCGGCGACGGGCCGGTGGTGGTGTCGATCACCACGCTGGGCGGCGACCCGGAAATGGCGCGCGCGATGGGCGATTCGATCCGGCTGCTGCGCGAATATACGGGGCGCGAGGCGCTGTTCCTGGGGAAGGTCGCGGTCTATTCCGCGGGGGCCACGTTCATGTCCGCCTTCCCCGCCGACAAGCGCTTCCTGACCAAGAATTCGCGCATCATGATCCACGAGCGGATCATGAACTCGACCATCACGCTGTCGGGCCCGCTCAACACGCTGTCGCCGCTGCTGATGGCGAAGCTGCACGAGATCGAGGATTCGATCCGCATCCAGGAGGAAGGCTTCGCCGCGCTCGTCGAGGGGACGCAGGTGACGCTGGAGGAGCTGAAGGAGCGCGCGCCCAAGAACTGGTATATCGAGGCGGAAGAAGCGCGGCGGCTGGGGCTAGTGCTGGATATCATCTGA
- a CDS encoding J domain-containing protein, producing MEDTGQPCAHPGCQEAGEFRAPPLEGPGDGEARPRFRFFCLEHVRAFNAGYNYFDGMSAEEIHHAQRPMAGWERETRAFARAGMGDAGPRWADYADPLDAIGARFRRTHAPERTDGKPLSGEDRRSLDVLGLPADADRGALRKRYSELVRRYHPDRNGGDRSHEAKLTKVIAAYQQLRQAPAFA from the coding sequence ATGGAAGACACCGGCCAGCCCTGTGCGCACCCCGGCTGCCAGGAGGCCGGCGAATTCCGCGCCCCCCCGCTCGAGGGGCCGGGCGACGGCGAAGCGCGCCCGCGCTTCCGCTTCTTCTGCCTGGAGCATGTCCGCGCGTTCAACGCGGGGTACAATTACTTCGACGGCATGAGCGCGGAGGAGATCCACCACGCGCAGCGCCCGATGGCCGGCTGGGAGCGCGAGACCCGTGCCTTCGCCCGCGCCGGCATGGGCGATGCCGGCCCGCGCTGGGCCGATTACGCCGACCCGCTCGACGCGATCGGGGCGCGCTTCCGCCGCACCCACGCGCCCGAGCGCACAGATGGCAAACCACTGTCGGGCGAGGACCGCCGCAGCCTCGACGTCCTCGGCCTTCCCGCCGACGCCGACCGCGGCGCGCTGCGCAAGCGCTATTCGGAACTGGTGCGTCGCTATCACCCGGACCGCAACGGCGGCGACCGCAGCCACGAGGCGAAGCTGACGAAGGTCATCGCCGCCTACCAGCAGCTGCGCCAGGCCCCGGCGTTCGCCTGA
- a CDS encoding BolA family protein — MTDTATGPVAAEIAARLTAALSPTRLEVVNESAQHRGHMGDDGSGESHFRVVVESAAFVGRSRVDRQRLVNRALADLLAQKVHALAIVARAPGE, encoded by the coding sequence ATGACCGATACCGCTACCGGGCCCGTCGCGGCCGAGATCGCCGCCCGCCTCACCGCCGCGCTGTCGCCGACGCGGCTGGAGGTCGTCAACGAAAGCGCGCAGCACCGCGGGCATATGGGCGACGACGGCAGCGGGGAGAGCCATTTCCGCGTCGTGGTGGAAAGCGCGGCGTTCGTGGGGCGCTCGCGGGTGGACCGCCAGCGGCTGGTGAACCGCGCGCTGGCGGACCTGCTCGCGCAGAAGGTGCATGCGCTGGCGATCGTGGCGCGCGCGCCGGGGGAGTGA
- a CDS encoding efflux RND transporter permease subunit produces MIARIVTWAVAQRRLVLALTAVAAVIGAFALYRLPIDAVPDITNNQVQINVRAPALSPELVEKQVSFPIETALAGIPGLDHTRSLSRNGFAQVTAVFDDSTDVYFARQQVGERLAQAAESLPAGVQPEMGPIATGLGEVYMWTVRLDHRADDRHMPGEPGMQPDGSYITPEGERLTTEEDKATYLRTAQDWIVTPLLKNTPGLAGIDSIGGYAKQYLVVPDVARLAAMRLTLTDVATALERNNSSIGGGVVERNGEGLAVRSDALIRNADELARTVVATREGVPVTLDQVASVRTGQAIRMGSASENGTEVVVGTAIMRIGENSRTVATAVADRLASINASLPPDVVVQPVLDRTDLVNATIRTVARNLTEGALLVIAVLFALLGNFRAALIAALVIPVTMLLTGFGMLHAGVSANLMSLGALDFGLIVDGAVIIVENALRRLADFRHREGRAPDQGERLATITSAAREMIRPSVYGQAIIILVYIPLLTLTGVEGRTFVPMALTVIIALAFAFVLSITFVPAMIACLLTKPVEEKDGRIVAWLKRRYEPGLTRAIARPKATVAAGIAGVVLAVPAFLSLGQVFVPQLDEGDLLIQALRIPGTSVRQSQAMQVPIERLMARQPEVRFIFSKTGTAELASDPMPPNATDMFVILKPRDQWPDPSLSKAALVERIEGKLAAIPGNAYEITQPIQMRFNELIAGVRGDVAVKVFGDDFATMGQTAERIAAILRRTPGAVDVKVEQTEGLPMLDIRVNRDAMARLGVTAQDVQDTVSATVGGREAGIIFEGDRRFPVVLRLSEGERADLDLLRRVQVPTPSGAFVPLAGVADIRIVDGPNQIGRENGKRRIVVQANVRGRDVGSVVADAQAAVARDVRLPPGSYLEWGGQFENLASARTRLQFVVPACLGLILLLLYGALRSVRDAAIVFTGVPLALVGGVLALALRGMDFSISAAVGFIALSGIAVLNGLVMISSIRDLMRSGLDRVTAARTGALQRLRPVAMTALVASLGFVPMALGHGAGAEVQKPLATVVIGGLLSATLLTLFVLPALAALPRRGEQDRTRF; encoded by the coding sequence ATGATCGCACGGATCGTGACCTGGGCGGTCGCGCAGCGCCGGCTCGTCCTCGCGCTCACTGCGGTCGCCGCCGTCATCGGCGCGTTCGCGCTCTACCGGCTGCCGATCGACGCGGTGCCCGACATCACCAACAACCAGGTGCAGATCAACGTCCGCGCGCCCGCGCTGTCGCCCGAACTGGTCGAGAAGCAGGTATCCTTCCCGATCGAGACCGCGCTCGCGGGCATCCCCGGGCTCGATCACACCCGCTCGCTCAGCCGCAACGGCTTCGCGCAGGTGACCGCGGTGTTCGACGATTCGACCGACGTCTATTTCGCGCGCCAGCAGGTCGGCGAGCGGCTGGCGCAGGCGGCGGAAAGCCTGCCGGCGGGCGTCCAGCCCGAAATGGGCCCGATCGCGACCGGACTGGGCGAGGTCTATATGTGGACCGTCCGGCTCGACCACCGCGCCGACGACCGCCACATGCCCGGCGAGCCCGGCATGCAGCCCGACGGCAGCTACATCACGCCCGAGGGCGAGCGGCTGACGACCGAGGAGGACAAGGCGACGTACCTGCGCACCGCGCAGGACTGGATCGTCACGCCGCTCCTCAAGAACACGCCCGGCCTGGCGGGGATCGATTCGATCGGTGGCTATGCCAAGCAATATCTGGTCGTCCCCGACGTCGCGCGGCTGGCAGCGATGCGCCTCACGCTCACCGACGTCGCCACCGCGCTGGAGCGCAACAACAGCAGCATCGGCGGCGGCGTGGTGGAGCGCAACGGCGAGGGGCTGGCGGTCCGCTCCGACGCGCTGATCCGCAACGCCGACGAGCTGGCGCGCACCGTCGTCGCCACGCGCGAGGGGGTTCCCGTCACGCTCGATCAGGTCGCCAGCGTCCGCACGGGGCAGGCGATCCGCATGGGCTCCGCGTCGGAGAACGGGACCGAGGTCGTCGTCGGCACCGCGATCATGCGCATCGGCGAGAACAGCCGCACCGTCGCCACCGCGGTCGCCGACCGGCTGGCGTCGATCAACGCCTCGCTGCCGCCCGACGTGGTGGTACAGCCGGTGCTGGACCGCACCGACCTCGTCAACGCGACCATCCGCACGGTCGCGCGCAACCTGACCGAAGGCGCGCTGCTCGTCATCGCCGTGCTCTTCGCGCTGCTCGGCAACTTCCGCGCGGCGCTGATCGCGGCGCTGGTGATCCCGGTGACGATGCTGCTGACCGGGTTCGGGATGCTCCACGCGGGCGTGTCGGCCAACCTGATGAGCCTCGGCGCGCTCGACTTCGGGCTGATCGTCGACGGCGCGGTCATCATCGTCGAGAATGCGCTGCGCCGCCTCGCCGACTTCCGCCACCGCGAGGGGCGTGCGCCCGACCAGGGCGAACGGCTCGCCACCATCACTTCGGCCGCGCGCGAGATGATCCGCCCCAGCGTCTACGGACAGGCGATCATCATCCTCGTCTATATCCCGCTGCTGACGCTGACCGGCGTCGAGGGGCGGACGTTCGTACCGATGGCGCTGACCGTCATCATCGCGCTCGCCTTCGCCTTCGTGCTCTCGATCACCTTCGTCCCCGCGATGATCGCCTGCCTGCTGACGAAGCCGGTGGAGGAAAAGGACGGCCGCATCGTCGCGTGGCTGAAGCGCCGCTACGAACCCGGCCTGACCCGCGCCATCGCGCGGCCGAAGGCGACCGTCGCTGCGGGGATCGCGGGCGTCGTCCTCGCCGTCCCCGCCTTCCTGTCGCTGGGCCAGGTGTTCGTGCCGCAGCTGGACGAGGGCGACCTGCTGATCCAGGCGCTGCGCATTCCGGGCACGTCGGTGCGCCAGAGCCAGGCGATGCAGGTGCCGATCGAGCGCCTGATGGCGCGCCAGCCGGAGGTGCGCTTCATCTTCTCCAAGACCGGCACCGCCGAACTGGCGTCGGACCCGATGCCGCCCAACGCCACCGACATGTTCGTCATCCTGAAGCCGCGCGACCAATGGCCCGACCCGTCGCTGTCGAAGGCGGCACTGGTCGAGCGGATCGAGGGCAAGCTGGCCGCGATCCCCGGCAACGCCTACGAGATCACGCAGCCGATCCAGATGCGCTTCAACGAGCTGATCGCGGGGGTGCGCGGCGACGTCGCGGTGAAGGTCTTCGGCGACGACTTCGCCACGATGGGGCAGACCGCGGAGCGGATCGCCGCGATCCTGCGCCGCACGCCGGGTGCGGTGGATGTGAAGGTGGAGCAGACCGAGGGGCTGCCGATGCTCGACATCCGCGTCAACCGCGACGCGATGGCGCGGCTCGGCGTCACCGCGCAGGACGTGCAGGACACCGTCAGCGCGACCGTCGGCGGGCGCGAGGCGGGCATCATCTTCGAGGGCGACCGCCGCTTCCCCGTCGTGCTGCGCCTGTCGGAGGGCGAGCGCGCCGACCTCGACCTGCTGCGCCGGGTGCAGGTGCCCACCCCCTCGGGCGCGTTCGTGCCGCTGGCGGGCGTCGCCGACATCCGCATCGTCGACGGGCCCAACCAGATCGGGCGCGAGAACGGCAAGCGCCGTATCGTGGTCCAGGCCAATGTCCGCGGACGCGACGTCGGCAGCGTGGTCGCGGACGCGCAGGCCGCGGTGGCGCGCGACGTCCGCCTGCCGCCGGGCAGCTATCTGGAATGGGGCGGCCAGTTCGAGAATCTCGCATCGGCGCGGACGCGGTTGCAGTTCGTCGTCCCCGCCTGCCTCGGGCTGATCCTGCTGCTGCTCTACGGCGCGTTGCGTTCGGTGCGCGATGCCGCAATCGTCTTCACCGGCGTGCCGCTCGCGCTGGTCGGCGGCGTGCTGGCGCTGGCGCTGCGCGGCATGGACTTTTCCATCTCCGCCGCGGTCGGGTTCATCGCGCTGTCGGGGATCGCGGTGCTCAACGGGCTGGTGATGATCTCCTCGATCCGCGACCTGATGCGTTCGGGGCTCGACCGCGTCACCGCGGCGCGCACCGGCGCGCTCCAGCGCCTGCGCCCGGTGGCGATGACCGCGCTGGTCGCCAGCCTCGGCTTCGTGCCGATGGCGCTCGGCCACGGCGCCGGCGCGGAGGTGCAGAAGCCGCTCGCCACCGTCGTCATCGGCGGGCTGCTGTCGGCCACGCTGCTGACGCTGTTCGTCCTCCCCGCGCTGGCGGCGCTGCCGCGGCGGGGGGAACAAGATAGGACCCGCTTCTGA